One window of Curtobacterium sp. 458 genomic DNA carries:
- the purD gene encoding phosphoribosylamine--glycine ligase, with product MRILVLGSGAREHAIVTALLAEQAGHVITVAPGNAGIAADVETVSLDPTNGALVAEYAIENDVELVIVGPEAPLIAGVADPVRTRGIPVFGPGKAAAQLEGSKAFAKRIMAEAGVPTGRPVYAGTVDEAVAALDELGAPYVVKADGLAAGKGVLVTEDRQAAVDHATYWLQHGHVVVEEFLDGEEVSLFFLSDGHDVRPLSPAQDYKRLGDGDTGPNTGGMGAYSPLPWLTDRWASEDAFVAEVTDLVALPTVRRLEHEGTPFVGLLYCGLIVTEQGVRVIEFNARFGDPETQVVLPRLATPLSGLMLAAATGRLGSVPAPEFRAESAVTVVLASEGYPENPHTGRRITGIDAANARPGVSVAHAATGLLDGELVATGGRVLSVVATGADFAEARERAYAGLHDITLEGAQYRTDIAAKVAR from the coding sequence GTGCGAATCCTCGTCCTCGGTTCCGGTGCCCGCGAGCACGCCATCGTCACGGCCCTCCTCGCGGAGCAGGCAGGGCACGTCATCACGGTCGCGCCGGGCAACGCCGGCATCGCCGCGGACGTCGAGACCGTGTCGCTCGACCCGACGAACGGAGCGCTCGTGGCCGAGTACGCGATCGAGAACGACGTCGAGCTGGTCATCGTCGGTCCGGAGGCACCGCTCATCGCGGGTGTCGCCGACCCCGTCCGCACCCGCGGCATCCCGGTCTTCGGTCCGGGCAAGGCGGCGGCGCAGCTCGAGGGGTCCAAGGCGTTCGCGAAGCGGATCATGGCCGAGGCGGGCGTCCCCACCGGCCGTCCCGTGTACGCGGGCACGGTCGACGAAGCCGTGGCCGCGCTCGACGAGCTCGGCGCACCGTACGTGGTCAAGGCCGACGGGCTCGCGGCCGGCAAGGGCGTCCTCGTGACGGAGGACCGGCAAGCAGCGGTCGACCACGCCACCTACTGGCTCCAGCACGGGCACGTCGTGGTCGAGGAGTTCCTCGACGGCGAAGAGGTCTCCCTGTTCTTCCTGAGCGACGGGCACGACGTGCGGCCGCTCAGCCCCGCGCAGGACTACAAGCGCCTCGGCGACGGCGACACCGGTCCGAACACCGGCGGCATGGGCGCCTACTCGCCCCTCCCCTGGCTCACCGACCGATGGGCCTCCGAGGACGCCTTCGTCGCCGAGGTCACCGACCTGGTCGCCCTGCCGACGGTCCGGCGTCTCGAGCACGAGGGCACGCCGTTCGTCGGTCTGCTGTACTGCGGGCTGATCGTCACCGAGCAGGGTGTCCGCGTCATCGAGTTCAACGCCCGCTTCGGCGACCCGGAGACCCAGGTCGTGCTCCCCCGCCTGGCGACCCCGCTGAGCGGCCTCATGCTCGCCGCGGCGACCGGACGGCTCGGCTCCGTGCCGGCGCCGGAGTTCCGCGCCGAGTCCGCGGTGACCGTGGTCCTCGCGAGCGAGGGCTACCCGGAGAACCCGCACACCGGTCGTCGCATCACCGGCATCGACGCCGCGAACGCGCGTCCGGGCGTCTCGGTCGCCCACGCCGCGACCGGGCTCCTCGACGGCGAGCTCGTCGCCACCGGCGGTCGCGTGCTGAGCGTCGTCGCCACCGGCGCCGACTTCGCCGAGGCCCGTGAACGGGCGTACGCCGGCCTGCACGACATCACGCTGGAGGGCGCGCAGTACCGCACGGACATCGCCGCGAAGGTCGCCCGGTGA
- the purF gene encoding amidophosphoribosyltransferase gives MCGIVGLVAQSPANQSIYDALLLLQHRGQDSTGIATVEGHIHHMHKTRGHVREAFRTRDMRSLLGTMGLGHVRYATKGAASNEEEAQPFYVNAPYGIVLVHNGNLTNTRELTRELFDIDRRHLNTSSDTELLVNVLAHELQGQVRGKDLDPGQVFDAVERVHERVEGSYAAIATIAGHGLLAFRDPFGIRPLILGHKFDEAGQPEWVVASESLVLESGGYEIVRDIAPGEAVFIEMNGQMHARQCAKNPRLVPCSFEYVYLARPDSVMNGISVYDARLRLGNRLADTIEQYAPTGNIDVVMPIPDSSRPAAMQVAQKLGIEYREGFYKNRYVGRTFIMPGQAERKRSVRQKLNAMSSEFKGKNILIVDDSIVRGTTSKEIVEMARAAGANEVTFTSAAPPVRYPHVYGINMPTRAELIAHDRKIPEINRVLGSDHLIYQEIADMRDAIIEGSDVTDLEMSCFTGEYVTGTVSPEYLSWVEANQLS, from the coding sequence ATGTGCGGCATCGTCGGGCTCGTCGCCCAGAGTCCTGCCAACCAATCCATCTACGACGCTCTGCTCCTCCTGCAGCACCGAGGACAGGACTCGACCGGCATCGCCACGGTCGAGGGTCACATCCACCACATGCACAAGACGCGTGGACACGTGCGGGAGGCCTTCCGCACACGTGACATGCGGTCCCTGCTCGGCACGATGGGCCTCGGCCACGTGCGCTACGCCACGAAGGGCGCCGCGAGCAACGAGGAAGAGGCGCAGCCGTTCTACGTGAACGCGCCCTACGGCATCGTCCTCGTGCACAACGGCAACCTGACGAACACGCGGGAGCTCACCCGCGAGCTGTTCGACATCGACCGTCGGCACCTCAACACGAGCTCCGACACCGAGCTGCTCGTGAACGTCCTCGCCCACGAGCTGCAGGGCCAAGTGCGCGGCAAGGACCTCGACCCCGGCCAGGTGTTCGACGCCGTGGAGCGCGTGCACGAGCGCGTCGAGGGCTCCTACGCCGCCATCGCCACCATCGCCGGGCACGGCCTGCTCGCGTTCCGCGACCCGTTCGGCATCCGCCCGCTCATCCTCGGACACAAGTTCGACGAGGCCGGCCAGCCGGAGTGGGTCGTCGCGTCGGAGTCGCTCGTCCTCGAGTCCGGCGGCTACGAGATCGTCCGCGACATCGCCCCGGGTGAGGCCGTCTTCATCGAGATGAACGGCCAGATGCACGCGCGGCAGTGCGCGAAGAACCCGCGGCTCGTGCCCTGCTCGTTCGAGTACGTCTACCTCGCGCGTCCCGACTCGGTCATGAACGGCATCTCGGTGTACGACGCCCGACTCCGCCTCGGCAACCGCCTGGCCGACACGATCGAGCAGTACGCGCCGACGGGGAACATCGACGTCGTCATGCCGATCCCGGACTCCTCGCGCCCGGCCGCGATGCAGGTCGCGCAGAAGCTCGGCATCGAGTACCGCGAGGGTTTCTACAAGAACCGCTACGTCGGCCGGACGTTCATCATGCCGGGGCAGGCGGAGCGCAAGCGGTCCGTCCGCCAGAAGCTCAACGCCATGTCCTCGGAGTTCAAGGGCAAGAACATCCTCATCGTCGACGACTCGATCGTGCGCGGCACGACGAGCAAGGAGATCGTCGAGATGGCCCGGGCCGCAGGCGCGAACGAGGTCACGTTCACGAGCGCCGCTCCGCCCGTCCGGTACCCGCACGTCTACGGCATCAACATGCCGACGCGTGCGGAGCTCATCGCGCACGACCGGAAGATCCCGGAGATCAACCGGGTGCTCGGCAGCGACCACCTGATCTACCAGGAGATCGCCGACATGCGCGATGCGATCATCGAGGGGTCGGACGTCACCGACCTCGAGATGAGCTGCTTCACCGGCGAGTACGTCACGGGCACCGTCAGCCCCGAGTACCTGTCCTGGGTCGAGGCGAACCAGCTCAGCTAG
- a CDS encoding sterol carrier family protein has protein sequence MPRRTIDDEDGRRALAAVVGGGTQRTDVATAVRWTLQRLAEDVPGNSVEVRVPPFAAVQAIPGPRHTRGTPPNVVETDAATWIALATGTLRWDEAVEAARVSASGSRADLTDFLPVRLPA, from the coding sequence ATGCCCCGCAGGACGATCGACGACGAGGACGGACGGCGCGCGCTCGCCGCGGTGGTCGGGGGCGGCACACAGCGCACCGACGTCGCGACGGCGGTCCGGTGGACGCTGCAGCGGCTCGCCGAGGACGTCCCGGGCAACAGTGTCGAGGTCCGCGTCCCGCCGTTCGCGGCCGTGCAGGCGATCCCCGGTCCGCGGCACACCCGCGGCACCCCACCGAACGTGGTGGAGACGGACGCCGCGACCTGGATCGCCCTCGCCACCGGGACGCTGCGCTGGGACGAGGCGGTCGAAGCCGCGCGGGTCAGCGCGTCCGGTTCGCGGGCGGACCTGACCGACTTCCTGCCGGTACGACTGCCGGCCTGA
- the purM gene encoding phosphoribosylformylglycinamidine cyclo-ligase, with product MTNPYAEAGVDTAAGDLAVELMKSAVSATHNASVLGGVGGFAGLYDVAFLKEYDRPLLATSTDGVGTKVAIAQAVDKHDTIGQDLVGMVVDDIVVVGAKPLFMTDYIACGRVVPNRIADIVAGIARGCSATGTALVGGETAEHPGLLGPDDYDVAGAATGVVEADRQLGAHLVEDGDVVVAIASSGLHSNGYSLVRHILSTRGVQYTDQLPEFGAGVSVGEALLEPTRLYTSPLLSLLSSHPGAVHSLSHVTGGGIAANLARVLPVGSWVEVDRSTWSPLPVFRVLASMAGTPLEDTEGTWNLGIGMFAVVSAGAASDVIASLGAAGLPSWAVGTISTAPREDFTGFEQGAKGVDGGAVRLVGAYSA from the coding sequence ATGACGAACCCCTACGCCGAGGCCGGCGTCGACACAGCAGCCGGAGACCTCGCGGTCGAACTCATGAAGTCGGCGGTGTCGGCCACGCACAACGCGTCGGTGCTCGGCGGCGTCGGGGGCTTCGCCGGTCTGTACGACGTCGCGTTCCTCAAGGAGTACGACCGCCCGCTGCTCGCCACCTCGACCGACGGCGTCGGCACGAAGGTCGCCATCGCGCAGGCCGTCGACAAGCACGACACGATCGGGCAGGACCTCGTCGGCATGGTCGTCGACGACATCGTCGTGGTCGGCGCGAAGCCGCTGTTCATGACGGACTACATCGCGTGCGGCCGGGTCGTGCCGAACCGGATCGCCGACATCGTCGCCGGCATCGCCCGCGGTTGCTCGGCGACGGGGACCGCGCTCGTCGGCGGCGAGACCGCGGAGCACCCGGGCCTCCTCGGTCCGGACGACTACGACGTGGCGGGTGCGGCGACCGGTGTGGTCGAGGCCGACCGGCAGCTCGGCGCGCACCTGGTCGAGGACGGCGACGTCGTCGTGGCGATCGCGTCGTCGGGGCTCCACTCGAACGGCTACTCGCTCGTCCGGCACATCCTGTCGACGCGGGGCGTCCAGTACACCGACCAGCTGCCCGAGTTCGGCGCCGGCGTGTCCGTGGGCGAGGCCCTGCTCGAGCCCACGCGCCTCTACACGAGCCCGCTGCTGTCCCTGCTGTCGTCGCACCCCGGCGCGGTGCACTCGCTCTCGCACGTCACCGGTGGGGGCATTGCCGCGAACCTCGCCCGCGTGCTGCCGGTCGGCTCGTGGGTCGAGGTCGACCGTTCGACGTGGTCCCCGCTGCCCGTGTTCCGGGTGCTGGCCTCGATGGCGGGGACGCCGCTCGAGGACACCGAGGGCACGTGGAACCTCGGCATCGGGATGTTCGCCGTGGTGTCGGCGGGTGCTGCGTCGGACGTGATCGCGTCGCTCGGCGCCGCGGGGCTGCCGTCGTGGGCGGTCGGGACGATCTCGACCGCGCCGCGCGAGGACTTCACCGGCTTCGAGCAGGGCGCGAAGGGCGTCGACGGCGGGGCCGTGCGCCTCGTGGGGGCGTACTCCGCCTGA
- a CDS encoding LuxR C-terminal-related transcriptional regulator, with translation MRGRTERGHRSGPHRRPPARIAWPIARREEEDRAVAVVAEHRWSVALVGAPGLGKTTAAERITDRVVGRDAAGRTLVVPITAVAAGRSMPFDAVSGHFGELPTTFAELADERQAAERLRSLGGADRDVLLRVDDADHLDAISARYVAWLVRHQDARLVLTCRDFTALPEPLRALWQDDLLERIDLQPLDLHATTDLIATALGAPLENASAERVHRATAGNPLYVREVVRAALASGALEQTASGWYWRGRVTASNSLADMYRTELGTLPEDLRDVVDIVALADPIPLPRLLALVAGGDIDRVVALGLVRMDSTEDGTVVVRPSHPLVGEVVRALVPVARRTLLFARANAFRADRAEGAPPAARLRAALWSLECGVQPSTEALLDAAQVAVRLQELESAIALTSAALRTSLSCTGRIAALVLRSLAHSYSAGREAGRADAEAAWSIARTSDDVDDAAVIEACETLANIRQFHDDDVDAAVALTDAATELVGPEAAERLRLLRLAHLGWGGRFAGVRAEVDATGIVHAPTVPLGFLCVAPCAVMGLATAGRLDDAVTLARKALQTAVVNLEDAPWSVGEIVSVLHQVQVWRGDVADLLTEVPVRRSSPYLMYDFTLELIGDGNLAIGQRRWDDAIAAFSAACERYDVADHGGFAAYPWARLAMAYAYAGRLEEAAVALDRARTTPLRAMRITGEQVAVSIAWTEWLLGNPEGQRHMDEVIERSSAAGSWTHVMYGQTLHYANDLQAGRDDGPSADRLRGAAQRVDGPLAAAIVEYLDAVRARDRPRVIVAQGVLASHGMSVTAGHTKPPLTNREYEVAKLAAEGLSNRRIAETLGLSVRTIDAHLSRVFQKWELHARTELAELL, from the coding sequence ATGCGCGGACGCACCGAGCGTGGTCACCGGTCCGGTCCCCACCGCCGCCCGCCCGCGCGGATCGCCTGGCCGATCGCCCGCCGCGAGGAGGAGGACCGCGCGGTCGCCGTCGTCGCCGAGCACCGGTGGAGCGTCGCGCTCGTCGGCGCTCCGGGCCTCGGGAAGACCACCGCCGCCGAACGGATCACCGACCGCGTCGTCGGTCGCGACGCCGCGGGAAGGACACTCGTCGTGCCGATCACGGCGGTCGCGGCTGGCCGGTCGATGCCCTTCGACGCGGTTTCCGGACACTTCGGCGAACTGCCGACCACGTTCGCGGAGCTCGCCGACGAACGCCAGGCGGCCGAGCGGCTCCGGTCGCTCGGTGGTGCGGACCGCGACGTGCTCCTCCGTGTCGACGATGCCGACCACCTCGACGCGATCTCCGCCCGGTACGTGGCGTGGCTCGTCCGCCACCAGGACGCCCGGCTCGTGCTCACCTGTCGGGACTTCACCGCGCTGCCCGAACCCCTCCGCGCCCTGTGGCAGGACGACCTGCTCGAACGCATCGACCTCCAGCCCCTCGACCTCCACGCGACCACCGACCTCATCGCGACCGCGCTCGGCGCCCCGTTGGAGAACGCATCGGCGGAACGCGTGCACCGCGCGACCGCGGGCAACCCGCTGTACGTCCGCGAGGTCGTCCGCGCCGCCCTCGCCTCCGGGGCGCTCGAGCAGACCGCGTCGGGGTGGTACTGGCGCGGACGGGTCACGGCGTCGAACAGCCTCGCCGACATGTACCGCACGGAGCTCGGCACGCTGCCCGAGGACCTCCGTGACGTCGTCGACATCGTCGCGCTCGCCGACCCGATCCCGCTCCCCCGGCTGCTCGCGCTCGTGGCCGGCGGGGACATCGACCGGGTCGTCGCGCTCGGCCTCGTGCGGATGGACTCGACCGAGGACGGGACCGTGGTGGTGCGGCCGTCGCACCCCCTCGTCGGCGAGGTCGTCCGCGCCCTCGTGCCCGTCGCCCGTCGCACGCTCCTCTTCGCCCGTGCGAACGCGTTCCGCGCCGACCGCGCGGAGGGCGCTCCCCCGGCAGCCCGGCTCCGAGCGGCGCTGTGGTCGCTCGAGTGCGGCGTGCAGCCGTCGACCGAAGCCCTGCTCGACGCCGCGCAGGTCGCGGTCCGACTGCAGGAGCTGGAGAGCGCGATCGCCCTGACCTCGGCCGCACTCCGGACGTCGCTGTCGTGCACGGGGCGGATCGCGGCCCTCGTGCTGCGATCGCTGGCGCACTCGTACAGCGCGGGTCGCGAGGCCGGTCGGGCGGACGCCGAGGCCGCGTGGTCGATCGCGCGCACGTCGGACGACGTGGACGACGCGGCGGTCATCGAGGCGTGCGAGACGCTCGCGAACATCCGCCAGTTCCACGACGACGACGTCGACGCCGCGGTGGCGCTCACCGACGCCGCGACCGAGCTGGTCGGTCCGGAGGCCGCCGAGCGGCTCCGGCTCCTGCGCCTGGCGCACCTGGGGTGGGGCGGTCGGTTCGCCGGCGTCCGCGCCGAGGTGGACGCGACCGGCATCGTGCACGCCCCGACCGTGCCGTTGGGCTTCCTCTGCGTCGCGCCGTGCGCCGTGATGGGCCTGGCCACCGCAGGGCGGCTCGACGACGCCGTGACCCTGGCACGCAAGGCCCTGCAGACCGCGGTGGTGAACCTCGAGGACGCGCCGTGGAGCGTCGGGGAGATCGTCTCCGTCCTCCACCAGGTGCAGGTGTGGCGCGGGGACGTCGCCGACCTGCTCACGGAGGTGCCGGTCCGACGGTCGAGCCCGTACCTCATGTACGACTTCACGCTGGAGCTCATCGGTGACGGCAACCTCGCGATCGGGCAGCGGCGGTGGGACGACGCGATCGCCGCGTTCTCGGCGGCGTGCGAGCGCTACGACGTCGCGGACCACGGCGGCTTCGCGGCGTACCCGTGGGCCCGGCTCGCCATGGCCTACGCCTACGCCGGTCGGCTCGAGGAGGCCGCGGTCGCGCTCGACCGGGCCCGGACGACGCCCCTGCGCGCTATGCGGATCACGGGCGAACAGGTGGCCGTGTCGATCGCGTGGACGGAGTGGCTCCTCGGCAACCCCGAGGGGCAGCGTCACATGGACGAGGTCATCGAGCGGTCGAGCGCCGCGGGCTCGTGGACGCACGTCATGTACGGGCAGACGCTCCACTACGCGAACGACCTGCAGGCCGGTCGGGACGACGGACCCTCCGCGGACCGGCTGCGGGGCGCCGCCCAGCGGGTGGACGGGCCCCTCGCCGCGGCGATCGTCGAGTACCTGGACGCCGTCCGCGCCCGGGACCGACCACGGGTCATCGTCGCGCAGGGCGTCCTCGCCTCGCACGGGATGTCCGTCACCGCAGGGCACACGAAGCCGCCACTGACGAACCGCGAGTACGAGGTCGCGAAGCTCGCGGCGGAGGGGCTGAGCAACCGACGGATCGCCGAGACGCTCGGGCTGTCCGTCCGGACCATCGACGCCCACCTGTCGCGGGTGTTCCAGAAGTGGGAACTGCACGCGCGGACCGAGCTCGCCGAGCTGCTCTGA
- a CDS encoding DUF3073 domain-containing protein — MGRGRQKAKHTKVARELKYFSPETNYGALERELSAGQHSDENSYVDRWADQYGDDEDDLELEQHEDQNKSA; from the coding sequence ATGGGGCGCGGCCGTCAGAAGGCAAAGCACACCAAGGTCGCCCGGGAGCTGAAGTACTTCAGCCCGGAGACGAACTACGGTGCGCTCGAACGCGAGCTCTCCGCCGGGCAGCACTCGGACGAGAACTCCTACGTCGACCGCTGGGCTGACCAGTACGGTGACGACGAGGACGACCTCGAGCTCGAGCAACACGAGGACCAGAACAAGTCCGCCTGA
- a CDS encoding DoxX family protein — translation MRTTSTSIGLTVLRVVLGVVFIAHGAQKFAQGIPNVTQGFAGMGVPLADVAAPLVAGLELVGGVFLVLGVATRVVGVLLAVDMVVAGLLAHSSAGFFSQDGGFEYVLVLAVGSLAVALTGPGRFSLDALLLLATRRRRGVDEPLPA, via the coding sequence ATGCGAACGACATCGACCTCGATCGGCCTCACCGTGCTCCGCGTCGTCCTCGGCGTGGTGTTCATCGCCCACGGCGCGCAGAAGTTCGCGCAGGGCATCCCGAACGTTACCCAGGGCTTCGCGGGCATGGGGGTCCCGCTCGCCGACGTCGCCGCACCGCTCGTCGCGGGGCTCGAGCTCGTCGGCGGGGTGTTCCTCGTGCTCGGCGTCGCGACCCGCGTCGTCGGGGTGCTCCTCGCGGTCGACATGGTGGTCGCGGGCCTGCTCGCCCACTCCTCGGCCGGGTTCTTCTCGCAGGACGGCGGCTTCGAGTACGTCCTCGTCCTCGCTGTCGGATCGCTGGCGGTCGCCCTGACCGGCCCCGGGCGGTTCTCCCTCGACGCACTCCTGCTGCTCGCCACCCGGCGACGTCGGGGCGTCGACGAGCCGCTGCCCGCCTGA
- a CDS encoding phosphoribosylaminoimidazolesuccinocarboxamide synthase: MSAPVVDGWQHVASGKVRELYVPTGTTGVADASELLLVASDRVSAYDFALEPPIPGKGELLTRLSRFWFDRLSDVPNHLLPESAGGTPVPAEVASRSMHVVPLTMFPVECVVRGYLVGSGWAEYQESGSVCGVALPAGLSNGDRLPEPIYTPAYKAPQGEHDENISFEQTVELVGQQDAETLRDLSLRVYSEAAAIALEHGVVIADTKFEFGRDADVVVRIADEVLTSDSSRYWDARGANRTESFDKQIVRDWLSANWDRQGTPPVLPDEIVERTAARYRELIERLGA, from the coding sequence GTGAGCGCCCCCGTCGTCGACGGCTGGCAGCACGTCGCCTCGGGCAAGGTCCGGGAGCTCTACGTCCCGACCGGCACCACCGGGGTCGCGGACGCGTCCGAACTGCTCCTCGTGGCGTCCGACCGCGTCAGCGCCTACGACTTCGCGCTCGAGCCCCCCATCCCGGGCAAGGGCGAGCTGCTGACGCGGCTGTCCCGCTTCTGGTTCGACCGGCTGTCCGACGTCCCGAACCACCTCCTGCCCGAGTCCGCCGGCGGGACCCCGGTGCCGGCCGAGGTCGCGTCGCGCTCGATGCACGTGGTGCCGCTGACGATGTTCCCCGTCGAGTGCGTGGTGCGCGGCTACCTCGTGGGCAGCGGCTGGGCCGAGTACCAGGAGTCCGGCAGTGTCTGCGGTGTGGCGCTCCCGGCCGGGCTGTCGAACGGTGACCGCCTCCCCGAGCCGATCTACACGCCCGCGTACAAGGCGCCGCAGGGTGAGCACGACGAGAACATCTCGTTCGAGCAGACGGTGGAGCTCGTGGGGCAGCAGGACGCCGAGACGCTCCGCGACCTGTCACTCCGCGTCTACTCCGAGGCCGCGGCGATCGCGCTCGAGCACGGGGTCGTCATCGCCGACACGAAGTTCGAGTTCGGTCGTGACGCCGACGTGGTCGTGCGGATCGCGGACGAGGTCCTCACGAGCGACTCCAGCCGGTACTGGGACGCCCGCGGTGCGAACCGGACCGAGTCGTTCGACAAGCAGATCGTCCGCGACTGGCTGAGCGCGAACTGGGATCGCCAGGGCACGCCGCCCGTGCTCCCCGACGAGATCGTCGAGCGGACAGCCGCCCGCTACCGCGAGCTCATCGAGCGACTCGGCGCCTGA
- a CDS encoding DUF3072 domain-containing protein produces MTDADQTDHTGETLGGPRPDPSTTASKDPEDWVTGDEPMTGPQRSYLDTLAREAGEELPADLTKAEASEHIERLQAQTGRGSDAAS; encoded by the coding sequence ATGACCGATGCAGACCAGACCGACCACACGGGCGAGACGCTGGGTGGCCCGCGCCCGGACCCCTCGACGACCGCGAGCAAGGACCCCGAGGACTGGGTCACCGGTGACGAGCCGATGACCGGCCCGCAGCGGAGCTACCTCGACACCCTCGCGCGTGAGGCCGGCGAGGAACTCCCCGCCGACCTCACGAAGGCCGAGGCGTCGGAGCACATCGAGCGGCTGCAGGCGCAGACCGGCCGCGGGTCCGACGCCGCTTCCTGA
- a CDS encoding NAD(P)-binding domain-containing protein, with the protein MSDATNPAPDQYARVVVIGAGQAGLSVAHHLRRLGLAPGSDLVVLDRGPETGGAWQYRWEALRLGAAHRVHDLPGMRAMGLTFDDADRARPARDVVAEYYRRFEQHYDLRVRRPVAVTSVTRVEGSDRLCTTLQTPDGRTSRISSEVVVNASGTWGTPFVPWYPGRDVFTGRQLDTTEYRSATEFAGQDVVVVGGGTSAIGFLLELDGVARSTRWFTRRPVVWSDSASLDLEAAVAAVDEQDRAARAGRVLPSIVSGTGIPVTRRIRAGIDRGTLVASPMFARLDATGVVTAEGEHVHADAVLWATGFRADLRHLAPLRLRTAQGGIVVSDGRSEDEPRLFLAGYGPQASTIGANRAGRRIARQVVDVLADAA; encoded by the coding sequence ATGAGCGACGCCACGAACCCCGCCCCGGACCAGTACGCGCGTGTCGTCGTCATCGGCGCGGGTCAGGCCGGGCTCTCGGTCGCCCACCACCTGCGTCGCCTCGGACTCGCGCCGGGCTCGGACCTCGTGGTCCTCGACCGCGGGCCGGAAACCGGCGGCGCGTGGCAGTACCGGTGGGAGGCCCTGCGGCTGGGCGCGGCACACCGGGTCCACGACCTGCCGGGGATGCGGGCGATGGGCCTCACGTTCGACGACGCCGACCGCGCTCGACCCGCCCGGGACGTCGTCGCCGAGTACTACCGCCGCTTCGAGCAGCACTACGACCTCCGCGTCCGTCGTCCGGTCGCGGTCACGTCGGTCACCCGGGTCGAGGGCTCCGACCGACTCTGTACGACCCTGCAGACTCCGGACGGACGGACGAGCCGGATCAGCTCCGAGGTCGTCGTCAACGCCTCCGGGACGTGGGGCACCCCGTTCGTGCCGTGGTACCCGGGGCGCGACGTCTTCACCGGCCGGCAGCTCGACACGACGGAGTACCGGAGCGCCACGGAGTTCGCCGGGCAGGACGTCGTCGTCGTCGGCGGCGGGACGAGCGCGATCGGGTTCCTGCTCGAACTCGACGGTGTCGCGCGGTCCACGCGGTGGTTCACGAGGCGCCCCGTCGTCTGGTCGGACTCGGCCTCGCTCGACCTCGAGGCGGCGGTCGCCGCGGTCGACGAGCAGGACCGTGCCGCACGCGCCGGTCGAGTCCTGCCGAGCATCGTCAGCGGCACCGGCATCCCGGTCACGAGGCGCATCCGAGCGGGCATCGATCGCGGCACGCTGGTGGCCTCGCCGATGTTCGCCCGACTCGACGCGACGGGCGTCGTGACCGCCGAGGGCGAGCACGTGCACGCCGATGCCGTCCTGTGGGCGACGGGCTTCCGTGCCGACCTCCGCCACCTCGCACCGCTGCGGCTCCGCACCGCGCAGGGTGGGATCGTCGTGTCGGACGGCCGCTCGGAGGACGAGCCGCGCCTGTTCCTCGCCGGTTACGGCCCGCAGGCATCGACGATCGGCGCGAACCGTGCGGGTCGGCGCATCGCGCGGCAGGTCGTGGACGTGCTCGCCGACGCCGCCTGA